Proteins from one Natrinema salinisoli genomic window:
- a CDS encoding DUF7331 family protein: MIDVSTHVNDDATDRSEPSSEPAGTATIESYETEDGVVFYDAENPLAWVETSQTLPLEELA, encoded by the coding sequence GTGATCGATGTGTCCACCCATGTGAACGACGACGCGACGGATCGGAGCGAACCGAGTAGTGAACCTGCGGGGACCGCGACGATCGAGTCCTACGAGACCGAGGACGGCGTCGTCTTCTACGACGCGGAGAACCCGCTCGCCTGGGTGGAGACGTCGCAAACGCTACCCCTCGAGGAGCTGGCCTGA
- a CDS encoding DUF7346 family protein codes for MKTVEDDTGKRYLLLKRSDSASLVRDPDNGNECYIQNDRLEAIGEESALETAARSVSDPVVTLVTNVHDEETLGLLVELSERGPLGVRRLLDAYDFCESDLHGRLTVLSAAGLLEETEVAGERGYGITEECEDALETLRSD; via the coding sequence ATGAAAACAGTCGAGGACGACACCGGCAAACGATATCTGCTTCTCAAACGATCGGACAGCGCGAGTCTCGTTCGCGACCCCGACAACGGCAACGAGTGTTACATCCAGAACGACCGTCTCGAGGCCATCGGGGAGGAATCAGCCCTCGAGACGGCCGCACGAAGCGTCAGCGATCCTGTCGTGACATTGGTGACGAACGTCCACGACGAGGAGACGCTGGGGTTATTGGTCGAGCTTTCCGAGCGCGGACCGCTTGGCGTGCGTCGCTTGCTCGACGCCTACGACTTCTGCGAGAGCGACCTGCACGGCCGGCTGACGGTCCTCTCGGCCGCCGGACTGCTCGAGGAAACCGAGGTCGCGGGCGAACGCGGCTATGGAATCACCGAGGAGTGTGAGGACGCCCTCGAGACGCTTCGAAGCGACTGA
- a CDS encoding DUF7322 domain-containing protein has translation MVFDRTENEPEEWDPEEDFYDPDSDGLTIPQVETGEDDPDDDLQNLTNAIETPTVPTAETDVPGDVLQTFWALVLVLNAAVLLVSLGLLLVVFEGSLTRGGVLVATGVLLFGLAARRYRRFQRDDRTDTESGDGDDDALATDAESASASSNDAAETSSGDAVQDQPPTRNDNQ, from the coding sequence GTGGTATTCGACCGGACCGAGAACGAGCCGGAGGAGTGGGACCCGGAGGAGGATTTCTACGATCCCGACAGTGACGGGTTGACCATTCCACAGGTCGAAACCGGAGAGGACGACCCGGACGACGATCTGCAGAATCTCACGAACGCGATCGAGACACCAACCGTTCCCACTGCAGAGACAGATGTTCCGGGCGACGTTCTCCAGACGTTCTGGGCGCTCGTGTTGGTCCTCAACGCGGCCGTCCTCCTCGTCTCGCTCGGTCTGCTACTGGTCGTCTTCGAGGGCAGCCTCACTCGCGGTGGCGTTCTCGTCGCCACCGGCGTCCTTCTGTTCGGTCTGGCCGCTCGACGATATCGGCGGTTTCAGCGGGACGACCGGACCGACACCGAGAGTGGCGACGGGGACGACGACGCTCTTGCTACCGACGCGGAATCGGCCAGTGCTTCATCGAACGACGCAGCCGAAACTTCTTCGGGCGATGCCGTCCAAGACCAGCCACCGACCCGGAACGACAACCAATGA